Proteins encoded by one window of Tunturibacter psychrotolerans:
- a CDS encoding STAND family AAA ATPase, with amino-acid sequence MTEDLPKEIASFELPSTILSAERVVIAGPSDCGKTALSKILFVEANKNHGKFSLLACGKNFVGNHPVEAFREAIDEAIDEAYERRNRGRYADLNRKERVLLIDDWDEVHFNRAGRSLILQHATSHFGSVILFVDDIFLIEELSGRHEHRPLDNFQIADIKEFGFRLRGQIVRKWHSLGNTFVETEETFARNVADSTRVIDTVLGRNLLPAYPVNILTLLQTYDASAGSQNCGLGSYGQVYEALITARLANVSIKSIDIGTKITFLSRIAWFLFNASKRYISTEEWRTLVASYFEEYKIRIDGQTLLTSLMEAGILVSDALGYRFAYGYTYCYFVAKYFQENLADLDEHTGRPRLFHQLKRLSESVYKQDNASIVIFYLFLTKDRFLIQHVIANARLIFAEFHEFDFDSHLHFVNTIIKPLPPVDLPGTSLEENRLAYDKSRDDAGEQIEPVGDPLATDVIYSTSLPFATKLVIGIRYLTLMGQILRNFPGSLKADMKLDLAFESYSLGLRILTAVFNLAQEGSGEIINDISEMLRSKMAFSGNDKEIRDRAELILAELLREITYGLLKRVSHAIGLRELEATYEDVSALRDDSLPNRLIQLSIRLDHFERFPKNEIEKLANDLEKNVFTYQTLRDLVLNHLYLFPTEHSLQQWSGQLLNFKVNTSQILGSSRKMLKS; translated from the coding sequence GTGACAGAAGATCTTCCCAAAGAGATTGCCAGTTTTGAGTTGCCTTCGACGATACTATCGGCGGAGAGGGTGGTGATTGCCGGCCCTTCAGACTGCGGCAAGACGGCACTTTCGAAGATCCTATTCGTTGAAGCGAACAAAAATCATGGAAAATTCTCGTTACTCGCGTGTGGAAAGAACTTCGTCGGCAACCACCCGGTTGAAGCCTTTAGAGAAGCGATAGATGAGGCCATCGACGAAGCTTATGAGCGGCGCAATCGCGGTCGCTATGCCGACTTAAATCGTAAAGAAAGGGTGCTACTTATTGATGACTGGGACGAAGTGCATTTCAACCGAGCCGGTCGATCTCTTATACTTCAGCACGCAACATCTCATTTTGGTTCCGTCATTCTTTTCGTTGACGACATTTTTCTCATTGAAGAACTATCCGGGCGGCATGAGCATAGGCCCTTAGATAACTTTCAGATTGCAGACATAAAAGAGTTTGGGTTTCGCTTGCGTGGTCAGATAGTTCGTAAATGGCATTCGCTGGGGAACACATTTGTCGAAACCGAGGAGACTTTCGCGAGAAACGTGGCTGACAGTACTCGCGTGATTGATACAGTTTTGGGGCGTAACCTGCTCCCAGCCTACCCGGTAAACATTCTCACTCTTCTTCAAACTTACGATGCATCTGCGGGCTCACAAAACTGCGGACTCGGATCGTATGGTCAGGTTTATGAAGCGCTGATCACAGCTAGGCTCGCAAACGTCAGCATAAAGTCAATTGATATTGGGACAAAAATCACATTTTTATCTCGTATCGCCTGGTTTCTCTTCAATGCGAGCAAACGCTATATCTCTACCGAAGAATGGCGGACTCTTGTCGCCTCATACTTCGAAGAGTACAAAATTCGCATAGATGGGCAGACGCTCCTGACATCACTAATGGAAGCGGGAATATTGGTGAGTGATGCTCTTGGATATCGCTTTGCATACGGGTATACCTACTGCTATTTCGTGGCCAAATACTTCCAGGAGAATCTTGCCGACTTAGATGAACACACAGGCCGGCCTAGATTATTTCACCAGTTGAAACGATTATCCGAAAGTGTTTATAAACAAGATAACGCAAGCATAGTCATCTTCTATTTGTTCTTAACGAAAGATCGCTTTTTGATTCAGCATGTAATTGCCAATGCCCGTCTCATTTTTGCGGAATTTCATGAATTTGACTTTGACTCACATCTGCACTTTGTGAACACGATCATTAAGCCTCTTCCTCCGGTTGATTTGCCTGGCACTTCTCTCGAAGAAAACCGACTTGCCTATGACAAAAGCCGCGACGATGCAGGGGAGCAAATAGAACCGGTTGGTGATCCTTTGGCAACCGATGTCATTTACAGCACCTCACTGCCGTTTGCAACAAAGCTGGTGATAGGTATTCGATACTTGACGCTAATGGGGCAAATATTACGGAATTTTCCAGGTAGCCTCAAAGCCGATATGAAGTTAGATCTCGCATTTGAGAGCTATTCCCTAGGATTACGAATACTGACAGCGGTTTTCAATTTGGCACAAGAGGGATCAGGAGAAATCATTAACGACATTTCCGAGATGTTGCGATCGAAGATGGCTTTTTCCGGAAATGATAAAGAAATTAGAGACCGTGCCGAGTTGATTCTCGCAGAATTACTCAGGGAGATCACTTATGGTTTGCTGAAGCGCGTCTCCCATGCGATCGGTCTCCGAGAACTGGAAGCGACCTACGAAGATGTTTCAGCGCTTAGGGACGACAGCCTCCCAAACCGACTGATACAGTTGTCGATTCGACTCGATCATTTTGAACGATTTCCCAAGAACGAGATTGAGAAATTAGCCAATGATCTCGAGAAGAATGTGTTCACTTATCAGACGTTGAGGGATCTAGTGTTAAATCATCTTTACCTGTTCCCAACCGAACATAGTCTGCAACAATGGTCGGGGCAGTTATTGAACTTTAAAGTCAATACCTCGCAGATTCTAGGCTCGTCAAGGAAAATGCTTAAGAGCTGA
- a CDS encoding DUF4255 domain-containing protein — translation MSDYKILAEVGQSLINVLWQQIQADPDLVALISSSSLISLESPAEHQENSSDPTLLSVYLYRIVEDPYLKNRAHVEGTGGRIRKPPMSIDLYYLVTPLLKAPRDQQIVLGKVLQILYDRPTLQGSDLTGTLATTGEVVRVVFNTVPLQEVSWVWQALETPYRLSVTYTVRVALLDSNEEQFQQRVLSTTNTYAEKASAGV, via the coding sequence ATGAGCGACTACAAGATCTTAGCCGAGGTCGGCCAGTCATTGATCAACGTCTTATGGCAGCAGATCCAGGCTGATCCAGACCTCGTCGCGTTGATTAGTAGCTCAAGCCTTATCTCACTCGAGTCTCCGGCGGAGCATCAGGAAAACTCGAGTGATCCCACCCTGTTGTCCGTCTACCTCTATCGAATCGTCGAGGATCCATACCTCAAGAACCGCGCGCACGTGGAGGGTACCGGGGGCCGCATCCGAAAGCCGCCAATGTCGATTGACCTGTACTACCTTGTCACTCCGCTGCTGAAGGCGCCCCGCGATCAGCAAATTGTACTGGGAAAAGTACTGCAGATTCTCTACGACCGACCGACATTGCAAGGTTCTGACCTCACAGGCACCCTTGCCACCACTGGAGAAGTCGTGCGCGTGGTCTTCAATACCGTTCCGCTGCAGGAAGTCTCGTGGGTGTGGCAGGCGCTTGAAACGCCCTACCGGCTTTCTGTCACATACACAGTTCGCGTGGCCTTGCTCGATTCCAATGAAGAGCAGTTCCAACAGAGAGTGCTGTCAACTACCAACACGTACGCAGAGAAAGCATCAGCAGGTGTGTAG
- a CDS encoding TnsA endonuclease N-terminal domain-containing protein: protein MPVRKIPKNYRCITGIISARKAVGEAGYEASLERDFLLLLEFDPDVKAFEVQPLRINWRDQSGRRRRYTPDCRVEYIDGLRKPTIFEIKFRRSLWADWNKLRQAYRAAIHATAMEGFRFKILTEKEIRTTYLDCVKFLLPFVRRGTDHASKQLILTAIDKVKVTSPRELMARISDNPAENALLLPSLWYLIGTFQIYSDLTKPLTMDSKIESLS, encoded by the coding sequence ATGCCTGTGCGTAAAATTCCCAAAAATTACAGATGCATCACCGGAATCATCTCCGCTCGAAAAGCCGTGGGCGAGGCCGGCTACGAAGCAAGTCTGGAACGTGATTTTTTGCTCCTACTGGAATTTGATCCTGACGTAAAAGCGTTTGAAGTACAACCGCTTCGTATCAACTGGCGAGATCAATCCGGACGACGCCGACGGTATACTCCCGACTGTCGGGTCGAATACATCGATGGACTGAGGAAGCCGACCATCTTTGAGATAAAATTCCGCCGCTCCCTTTGGGCCGATTGGAACAAATTACGGCAAGCGTATCGTGCCGCAATTCACGCAACGGCAATGGAAGGGTTCAGGTTCAAGATTCTGACCGAAAAAGAAATTCGCACGACCTACCTTGACTGTGTGAAATTCCTCCTGCCGTTCGTTCGACGCGGAACCGATCACGCCTCTAAACAACTCATCCTGACAGCGATAGATAAAGTTAAGGTAACTTCCCCACGGGAACTGATGGCGAGGATCTCGGATAATCCGGCAGAAAATGCGCTTTTACTACCTTCTCTCTGGTATCTGATAGGAACATTTCAAATCTATTCGGATCTAACCAAGCCGCTCACGATGGATTCGAAGATCGAGAGCCTCTCATGA
- a CDS encoding phage tail sheath C-terminal domain-containing protein encodes MPEYLYPGVYVEEIDTGNKPIEGVSTSTAGFLGIAERGAITPTLLTSFGDYQRAYGGYVKDALGDHYLAYAVEGFFQNGGLRCFVQRVFHQDLVTPANSALSASATVGGITISANGPGAWGNTVAYQISNAGLADPTLFKLTVLYWTGTPSPDLVSNPTIAEVYDNLSSVPTSSTFYDGAINNVSNLISVAQTAPGRPPNNPVSATGTDPNVQVSSQTTTPLTQLPAGATLIITAGQSKASFIQNTDPTKGPTIITVTDLINNINLDTTVGAKASLNRAGNLTIVDPLGRGSLGLTGTLLMVSLGTFSPTNGGSNLNLLVGSTTALTGNSALPDGGTLVLTAGAATVTFKVNASAGPIKSVSDLIKAINADAVVGAKASLDASGRLNIQDPQLRNNLAATGTLAVAGTTLGGFSAAAATLNNAGTPILLQGGGDGLNPNLLVGAVGGLTAPTPLPDTETLVLTAGAATVTFTVSAAAGPIKLLGDLIAAISTDVVVGAQASLDGAGRLNLSDPLMRGNLTVTGTLTIVVPPLKAPVLGAFSKATAQLVPEDFQGTDEDPTQKTGLTALADVDEIAIVCCPDEYYFGPANTTIAGMLQSQCESLKNRFAILESPVSAGQPENNNPSVNSEYAAYYYPWLYVANPNTGVQLLVPPCGHMAGIYARSDTNVGVQKDPANEVINGIVKLQLQTNNQQQAILNVKGVNVLRYFTGAGNLVWGGRTTSTDPDWQYINVRRIFIFVESSIQRGTQWVVFDINSDPTWRRVVRSVSDFLTGLWRDGVLQGATKDQAFFVRCDNTTMTQADIDAGRLICIIGIAPVKPAEFVIFRIGQWYGGSDITEQ; translated from the coding sequence ATGCCGGAATACCTTTATCCAGGCGTATACGTCGAAGAGATCGATACCGGAAACAAGCCGATTGAGGGCGTCTCTACAAGCACCGCCGGTTTCCTGGGCATCGCTGAACGCGGTGCAATTACCCCGACCCTGCTGACCAGCTTTGGAGACTACCAGCGGGCCTACGGAGGTTATGTCAAGGACGCTCTTGGCGACCACTATCTCGCGTACGCGGTCGAGGGTTTTTTTCAAAATGGAGGGCTGCGGTGCTTTGTGCAAAGAGTCTTCCATCAGGATTTGGTAACCCCGGCTAACTCCGCCCTATCTGCCTCAGCAACAGTAGGCGGAATTACCATCAGCGCCAACGGTCCGGGAGCTTGGGGAAACACTGTCGCTTACCAGATCAGCAATGCGGGCCTGGCCGACCCGACACTCTTTAAGCTAACCGTGCTCTATTGGACCGGAACCCCGTCTCCGGATCTGGTATCAAACCCGACGATCGCCGAAGTCTACGACAACCTGTCTTCGGTTCCCACAAGCAGCACCTTTTACGACGGGGCCATCAATAATGTCTCGAACCTTATCAGCGTCGCCCAGACGGCTCCAGGAAGACCACCGAACAACCCCGTTTCTGCCACCGGCACAGATCCCAACGTCCAGGTGAGCAGCCAGACCACGACTCCGCTCACCCAACTACCGGCCGGCGCGACTCTGATCATCACTGCAGGACAATCTAAGGCCTCCTTTATCCAGAACACGGATCCCACAAAGGGTCCGACGATCATCACCGTAACCGACCTTATCAACAACATCAACCTCGATACAACGGTGGGCGCGAAGGCTTCGCTCAACCGCGCCGGAAATCTGACCATAGTGGACCCCCTGGGTCGCGGCAGCCTTGGGTTAACGGGCACTCTTCTTATGGTTTCTCTGGGAACTTTCTCTCCTACGAATGGTGGCTCCAATCTAAACTTGTTAGTTGGCTCCACTACCGCTTTGACGGGCAACTCTGCCCTGCCGGACGGTGGCACACTGGTGCTCACAGCCGGTGCCGCGACAGTTACCTTTAAGGTGAATGCCAGTGCTGGCCCGATCAAGAGCGTCTCGGATCTTATAAAGGCAATCAATGCCGATGCGGTAGTCGGCGCCAAGGCTTCTCTCGACGCCAGCGGTCGGCTGAACATTCAGGATCCGCAATTACGCAACAACCTTGCCGCCACCGGCACGCTTGCCGTGGCAGGGACAACGCTGGGCGGCTTTTCGGCCGCCGCTGCCACCCTGAACAATGCCGGCACTCCGATCCTGCTTCAAGGAGGCGGTGACGGGCTTAATCCAAACCTTCTCGTCGGTGCCGTTGGCGGTCTAACGGCGCCAACACCGTTGCCTGACACGGAAACTCTCGTGCTCACCGCGGGAGCAGCCACCGTGACCTTTACTGTGAGCGCCGCGGCCGGTCCTATCAAACTCCTGGGGGACCTGATCGCTGCTATAAGCACCGATGTCGTGGTCGGGGCCCAGGCATCGCTCGATGGGGCAGGACGCCTCAACCTTTCAGACCCTCTTATGCGTGGGAACCTAACTGTAACCGGTACACTTACAATAGTCGTGCCCCCACTCAAGGCCCCAGTACTTGGTGCTTTTAGCAAAGCGACGGCTCAACTGGTACCTGAAGACTTCCAGGGCACTGACGAGGATCCGACACAAAAGACGGGTCTGACTGCCTTGGCGGACGTGGACGAGATTGCTATAGTCTGCTGCCCAGATGAGTATTACTTTGGGCCGGCCAATACCACCATCGCGGGTATGTTGCAGTCGCAATGCGAATCGCTCAAGAACCGTTTCGCCATTCTCGAGTCTCCCGTATCCGCTGGACAGCCGGAGAATAACAATCCTTCGGTCAACTCAGAGTACGCGGCCTATTACTATCCCTGGCTTTACGTTGCTAATCCTAATACCGGCGTGCAGTTGCTGGTTCCACCTTGCGGCCACATGGCAGGGATCTACGCGCGTAGCGACACGAATGTCGGAGTGCAGAAGGATCCGGCGAACGAAGTGATTAACGGCATCGTCAAGTTGCAATTGCAAACCAACAATCAGCAGCAGGCGATTCTGAATGTCAAAGGTGTGAATGTTCTCCGCTATTTCACGGGCGCCGGGAACTTGGTTTGGGGTGGGCGCACCACAAGCACCGATCCCGACTGGCAGTACATAAACGTTCGCCGCATCTTCATTTTCGTGGAATCGTCCATTCAACGAGGCACACAGTGGGTGGTATTTGATATCAACTCCGACCCTACCTGGAGGCGAGTGGTACGCAGTGTCAGCGACTTTCTCACCGGTCTGTGGCGAGACGGTGTACTGCAAGGCGCAACGAAAGACCAAGCCTTTTTTGTGAGATGCGACAACACCACGATGACCCAGGCAGATATTGACGCCGGGCGCTTGATCTGTATCATCGGCATCGCTCCAGTGAAGCCTGCCGAGTTTGTCATTTTCCGTATCGGCCAATGGTACGGCGGTTCTGACATAACGGAACAATAG
- a CDS encoding TniB family NTP-binding protein → MTHPIHSLALRRGELALYKGQPVEIEAVFGFDIVQVRDLVTGGRLEVEISHLSRRDTEVDSTTDQTGFKPTDEWREIAEFRLEVIKPLLNSRNRTRADVEARASEFNYRPNALYKWIAAYEGDGTLSSLGRKQRSDARKTTFDARTEDLISSAFKELKPKDKQFTEIYQTIKDKIAAANAQEKANNKDSCCDGSVPGNFKPMEIPSAGTVRNRFLAIPRRQKYSRLHGARSAEHMFDPILGSFPGANCPLDVVQIDHTLLDIMLVDEKHRKPIKRPWLTLTFDVCSRMVTGIYSSIDPPGAMSTGLCIAHSILPKEEWLSGFGSDAQWPVWGKMTALHGDNAFRMKMLKVACKDHKIDLIWRPVKNPKFGGHIERWCGTLAQAVHSLPGTTFSNPKERGTYDSEAKAIFPPTEFNQWLIERIAAYHAEEHSQLGMSPLDRYRLGIFDGTDKHPAVGLQPRIQDPRDRTRLQLDFMPFEERTVQRYGIEIDKIFYYHDVLRRWINAPDPDSPKLKRLFRFRRFYAHLNSVWFYDPDLDDYFEIPTRDSTFPDMSIWDLKQIRCEARATKLPNSQIDEEYLKQRYLRMREQEEASAKKTKAARSKSERHRMWDASPKPQVAPAVQDESDFDSDTIEPYVRVRGFSEMPETATKLRELHEMASEALYWDNSARIRRVWDLKTQWIPYTRAKFLIRKAKELLNRPKAPRLPCLLVYADPNSGKTALLRRYGELHPIDPNLGGDAIRAPVIGIEIRSPDEGALYDSILKAIQAPFKIQDRVQKKRNQILTILENIGTRQLLLDELNTAISGPLLKQRNFLGALKNLLNELQMTVFATGTPDARIALALDQQLESRFEMEELRRWTYGEEFRELLESFECRLPLREPSELQAPIYAKRIHELTEGYIGKSLSFSCALP, encoded by the coding sequence ATGACACATCCGATACACAGTCTTGCTCTTAGACGCGGAGAACTCGCCTTATATAAAGGGCAGCCAGTCGAAATAGAAGCGGTTTTCGGTTTCGACATCGTGCAGGTTAGAGATCTCGTAACCGGGGGTAGGTTAGAAGTGGAGATCTCGCACCTTTCCCGTCGCGACACTGAAGTTGACTCCACGACGGACCAAACAGGCTTCAAACCTACAGACGAGTGGCGAGAGATAGCAGAATTCAGATTGGAGGTGATTAAACCACTCCTGAACAGTCGGAATCGGACACGAGCAGATGTTGAGGCAAGAGCATCTGAATTCAATTACAGACCCAATGCACTCTATAAATGGATTGCCGCTTATGAAGGAGACGGAACCCTTTCTTCACTCGGTAGAAAGCAAAGATCGGATGCGAGGAAGACGACCTTTGACGCGCGGACTGAAGACCTAATTTCTAGTGCATTCAAAGAACTCAAACCAAAAGATAAGCAGTTTACTGAAATCTACCAGACAATTAAGGACAAGATAGCCGCGGCAAATGCACAGGAAAAGGCAAATAATAAGGATTCTTGCTGCGACGGGTCAGTTCCTGGAAATTTCAAGCCAATGGAAATTCCAAGCGCAGGCACCGTCAGGAATCGCTTTCTCGCGATTCCGAGAAGGCAAAAATACTCCCGGTTACACGGTGCCCGCTCAGCAGAACACATGTTCGATCCAATTCTTGGCAGCTTTCCTGGGGCAAATTGCCCGTTGGACGTTGTCCAAATCGACCATACGTTGCTCGATATCATGTTGGTCGATGAGAAGCACCGCAAACCAATTAAGAGGCCATGGCTGACGCTCACGTTCGATGTCTGCAGTCGAATGGTCACTGGTATCTATAGTTCAATTGATCCTCCTGGTGCAATGTCAACAGGACTGTGCATCGCTCACTCTATTCTTCCCAAGGAAGAATGGCTTTCGGGGTTCGGCTCTGACGCCCAGTGGCCTGTATGGGGAAAGATGACCGCTCTACACGGTGACAATGCGTTTCGCATGAAGATGTTGAAGGTTGCTTGCAAAGATCACAAGATAGATCTGATCTGGCGCCCAGTTAAAAATCCCAAATTCGGAGGTCACATCGAGCGCTGGTGCGGCACACTTGCCCAGGCTGTTCATTCTCTTCCCGGCACGACGTTTTCAAATCCGAAAGAGCGCGGTACATATGACTCTGAGGCCAAAGCGATCTTCCCGCCAACCGAATTTAACCAATGGCTTATAGAGAGGATCGCGGCATACCACGCTGAAGAACACTCCCAACTTGGAATGTCGCCGCTCGATCGTTACAGACTCGGAATTTTCGATGGGACAGATAAACACCCAGCTGTCGGCCTGCAACCTCGGATCCAAGACCCTAGAGACCGTACCCGATTGCAGTTAGACTTCATGCCATTCGAGGAACGTACGGTGCAACGGTATGGCATCGAGATTGACAAGATCTTTTACTACCACGATGTGCTACGGCGGTGGATTAACGCACCTGATCCTGATAGTCCCAAGCTGAAGCGCCTGTTCAGATTCAGGAGATTTTATGCACATCTCAACTCGGTATGGTTTTATGACCCTGACTTGGATGACTATTTTGAGATTCCTACACGGGACTCAACGTTCCCCGACATGAGCATCTGGGATCTCAAACAGATCCGCTGTGAAGCAAGAGCAACCAAGCTACCGAATTCGCAGATAGATGAGGAGTACCTCAAACAGCGTTACCTCCGAATGCGCGAGCAGGAGGAGGCTTCGGCTAAAAAGACGAAAGCCGCCCGCTCCAAGTCAGAACGCCATAGGATGTGGGATGCATCTCCAAAGCCACAAGTAGCACCTGCCGTACAGGATGAATCTGATTTCGACTCCGACACTATCGAGCCGTACGTAAGAGTCAGGGGGTTCAGCGAGATGCCTGAGACTGCGACGAAACTGCGCGAATTGCACGAGATGGCTTCTGAGGCACTCTATTGGGATAACTCTGCACGAATCAGACGAGTTTGGGATCTCAAAACACAGTGGATTCCGTACACGCGTGCAAAGTTTCTAATCCGCAAAGCCAAGGAACTCTTGAATCGACCCAAGGCTCCCCGCCTTCCTTGTCTGCTGGTTTACGCTGATCCAAACTCAGGAAAGACTGCGCTCCTCAGACGCTATGGTGAATTGCATCCTATCGACCCTAATCTAGGCGGGGATGCTATCCGTGCCCCCGTCATTGGCATTGAGATTAGAAGTCCCGACGAAGGAGCCCTATACGACTCAATCCTAAAAGCCATCCAAGCGCCATTCAAGATTCAAGATCGCGTTCAGAAAAAGCGGAATCAGATACTAACGATTCTCGAAAACATCGGCACTCGCCAACTTCTCCTCGATGAATTGAACACTGCAATCTCGGGCCCTCTTTTGAAGCAAAGAAACTTTTTAGGAGCACTTAAGAACCTGCTGAATGAACTTCAAATGACAGTTTTTGCAACGGGCACGCCAGATGCACGAATCGCACTCGCCCTAGACCAGCAACTCGAAAGTCGCTTCGAGATGGAAGAGCTGCGACGTTGGACCTATGGCGAAGAATTCAGAGAGTTACTTGAGAGTTTCGAATGCCGACTACCCCTACGCGAGCCGTCCGAGCTGCAAGCACCGATATATGCGAAAAGAATTCATGAGTTGACTGAAGGTTACATAGGGAAATCGCTGAGCTTCTCATGCGCGCTGCCGTAA
- a CDS encoding helix-turn-helix domain-containing protein, producing MSTDIRVKFGDRVRRLRKSKGITQLEFAELLGVGRSYLSQVERGKRDPGLRLVKSIADGFKIPLADLLGKL from the coding sequence ATGTCCACCGATATTCGCGTGAAGTTCGGCGACCGCGTACGTCGCTTGCGCAAGAGCAAGGGCATAACACAACTCGAATTCGCGGAGTTGCTTGGGGTGGGACGCAGCTATCTCTCACAGGTAGAACGAGGTAAACGAGACCCAGGTTTAAGGTTGGTTAAGTCAATTGCGGATGGATTCAAGATTCCACTCGCCGATTTGCTGGGAAAACTTTGA
- a CDS encoding metallophosphoesterase family protein: MKIAIVHISDIHFKGKMDVGFRRLEKLSNRISFSRSPGEQLLLVVTGDVAFSGSKSEYDVAAEFFRTLLIGLALDPAAKPAPILFIPGNHDCNFREVGDLRPKLLDSIHEELEALDVAGETVNSLLRVQSDFFEFVKSVTGEVIPPGEQLFYTRMTPLGESNIEFRCFNSAWLSRKNDIQGALGLPASVLNAAKAKTDCDLVISLIHHPQNWLNTASYQSFRTVVQENSDFLFTGHEHIQQGQVVASFSGSQLSSL, from the coding sequence ATGAAGATTGCGATCGTCCATATTAGTGACATCCATTTCAAAGGCAAAATGGACGTTGGTTTTAGACGTTTAGAAAAGCTATCAAACAGGATTTCGTTTTCTCGCTCTCCCGGCGAACAGCTCTTATTGGTTGTAACCGGGGACGTTGCTTTTTCTGGAAGCAAATCCGAGTATGACGTTGCGGCCGAGTTCTTTCGGACATTGCTGATAGGTCTAGCTCTCGATCCAGCTGCAAAACCGGCACCCATATTATTCATTCCTGGAAACCATGACTGTAATTTCCGAGAAGTTGGAGATCTGCGTCCAAAGCTATTGGATTCAATCCATGAAGAACTAGAAGCTCTAGACGTGGCCGGAGAGACTGTAAACAGTCTTTTAAGGGTGCAATCTGATTTCTTTGAGTTTGTCAAATCAGTAACGGGAGAGGTCATCCCTCCTGGCGAACAGTTGTTCTATACCCGAATGACCCCATTGGGCGAATCGAATATTGAATTCCGATGTTTCAATTCGGCTTGGTTGTCTCGAAAGAATGATATCCAAGGCGCTTTAGGACTTCCGGCAAGCGTGCTGAATGCCGCGAAAGCAAAAACTGACTGTGACCTTGTAATTTCTCTAATCCATCATCCTCAAAACTGGCTGAACACGGCTAGTTACCAGTCATTCAGAACCGTTGTTCAAGAGAATTCGGATTTCCTCTTCACTGGCCACGAACATATTCAACAAGGGCAGGTAGTGGCGTCATTTTCAGGTAGCCAATTAAGTTCACTTTGA
- a CDS encoding DUF1643 domain-containing protein, with amino-acid sequence MMNPSTADPMFDDSTVFTCRKYAESWGYDGYHVGNIFAYRTTDQKMLLKLPNPIGPDNDAHLLDMATAASLVVFAFGQPGSKALRARGSAVAKHLRDSAGIKCHMLALSRTEHQNIRSIRSTLFKPQSQTSNPVVRNARITHLIPLRRMGLISRLRHRPAVSPIDIRKYADRDIQAAFDAWKMEQGRWCACSWNRRLKRMP; translated from the coding sequence ATGATGAACCCCAGCACAGCAGATCCGATGTTTGATGATTCCACAGTCTTCACATGTCGCAAGTATGCCGAGTCGTGGGGCTATGACGGCTATCATGTGGGGAACATATTCGCCTACCGAACCACCGATCAGAAGATGCTGCTGAAACTCCCTAACCCTATCGGTCCAGATAACGATGCACACCTGCTCGACATGGCGACCGCGGCGTCACTGGTGGTGTTCGCTTTCGGTCAACCCGGCAGCAAGGCTTTGAGAGCGCGGGGATCAGCTGTTGCTAAGCATCTCCGCGACAGTGCCGGCATTAAGTGCCACATGTTGGCCTTGAGTAGAACGGAACACCAAAACATCCGCTCTATCAGATCAACTCTCTTCAAGCCTCAATCTCAAACTTCTAATCCGGTAGTACGCAATGCCCGCATCACTCATCTGATCCCACTTCGAAGAATGGGCCTCATCTCACGGTTACGACATCGCCCCGCCGTGTCTCCAATCGACATCCGAAAGTATGCAGACCGTGATATCCAGGCGGCATTCGATGCATGGAAAATGGAGCAGGGCAGGTGGTGCGCATGCTCATGGAATCGACGCTTGAAACGGATGCCCTGA
- a CDS encoding DUF1360 domain-containing protein, with product MRFYWLTLGILGVWRITHLLSAEDGPWNMTVAIRRKAGSGFWGSLLDCFYCLSLWVAFPFAYLLGEALKERFLLWLAFSAGAILLDKLDSKGPDPPIYFEHGGDDHVMLRKDESSASGINLNTKT from the coding sequence ATGCGATTCTACTGGCTAACGCTTGGCATACTCGGCGTCTGGCGAATTACACATCTGCTTTCAGCGGAGGATGGCCCCTGGAACATGACGGTCGCAATCCGCCGGAAAGCCGGTAGCGGCTTCTGGGGCAGCCTGCTTGATTGCTTTTACTGTTTAAGCCTCTGGGTCGCGTTCCCTTTTGCATATTTGCTTGGAGAAGCGCTCAAGGAGCGGTTTTTGCTTTGGCTGGCTTTTTCCGCGGGAGCCATACTGCTTGACAAATTGGATTCAAAAGGCCCTGATCCACCCATCTATTTTGAGCACGGAGGCGACGACCATGTCATGTTGCGGAAAGACGAGAGCTCAGCTTCAGGGATCAATCTCAACACAAAAACTTAA